The proteins below are encoded in one region of Methylophilales bacterium:
- the pqqA gene encoding pyrroloquinoline quinone precursor peptide PqqA — translation MWTKPAATEMRFGFEVTMYVMNK, via the coding sequence ATGTGGACTAAACCAGCTGCTACAGAAATGCGTTTTGGTTTTGAAGTAACCATGTACGTAATGAACAAGTAA
- the pqqA gene encoding pyrroloquinoline quinone precursor peptide PqqA, translated as MWTQPQATEMRFGFEVTMYVCNK; from the coding sequence ATGTGGACACAACCTCAAGCGACTGAAATGCGTTTTGGTTTTGAAGTAACTATGTATGTTTGCAACAAATAA
- a CDS encoding quinoprotein dehydrogenase-associated SoxYZ-like carrier: MKILLKIIVSALILVGSFNLRADANPDLWPNIHERMFEDTEIIEADFIKIDGPKRAASGAQVPVNIKLSKTEGIQIQKIHLIIDANPTQHAATYHLTDKTQNLDLFTRIRMETDSFVRVVGQDTDGNLYMSKVAIRASGGCSGYMDVHDPALTKDLGKILVKTKDDFVTTRIKHPNFSGLQKDQDSGGYIPEWIVRQIRYDFNGERILAVENDISISQDPYLKFKFVTNDKGTLTVSATDTKSTIFLKSKQI, translated from the coding sequence ATGAAAATTTTATTAAAAATTATTGTTTCAGCTTTAATCCTAGTAGGTTCTTTTAATTTAAGAGCTGATGCTAATCCAGACCTGTGGCCTAATATCCATGAAAGAATGTTTGAAGACACTGAGATTATTGAAGCAGACTTCATTAAAATCGATGGACCAAAGCGGGCCGCAAGTGGCGCTCAAGTTCCAGTTAATATTAAGCTTTCAAAAACTGAAGGCATTCAGATACAAAAAATCCACCTTATTATTGATGCTAATCCAACACAACACGCGGCAACTTATCACCTCACAGATAAAACTCAGAATTTAGATTTATTCACCAGAATTCGTATGGAAACAGATTCTTTTGTGCGTGTAGTTGGACAGGATACGGATGGTAACTTATACATGAGTAAAGTAGCTATCAGAGCTTCTGGTGGTTGTAGTGGTTATATGGATGTGCATGACCCAGCATTAACAAAGGATCTTGGGAAAATTTTAGTTAAAACAAAAGATGATTTTGTTACAACACGAATAAAGCATCCTAATTTTTCAGGTTTACAAAAAGACCAAGATTCTGGAGGTTATATTCCAGAGTGGATTGTTAGGCAGATTCGTTATGACTTCAATGGTGAGAGAATTCTTGCGGTTGAAAATGACATCAGCATAAGCCAAGATCCCTATCTAAAATTTAAATTTGTAACCAATGATAAAGGTACTCTCACAGTATCAGCAACCGATACAAAAAGTACAATATTCCTCAAAAGCAAACAGATTTAA
- a CDS encoding sulfite exporter TauE/SafE family protein, producing the protein MNGNFTIEYLIANSFTAFLLFIGSVLYSSVGHGGASAYIAILALTGTPIGIIKPIGLILNIVVSSIASIRFIKNKLFSLKVLIPVASGSIPAAFVGGYISLPSEFYKPLVGLILILAGLQLIFSFFKKNKLNENKNLNLLAAVSIGVLIGLLSGLTGTGGGIFLSPLIIFLGWTSVKGASGTAAVFILFNSISGLLGNISSVHSVPFEIFIYIFAVLIGTLIGTHLGIKKLNHSAVKKTLGVVIIIAGLKFIFT; encoded by the coding sequence TTGAATGGAAATTTTACAATAGAGTATTTAATAGCTAATTCATTTACCGCCTTTTTATTATTTATAGGCTCAGTTTTATATTCTTCTGTAGGTCACGGGGGAGCTTCTGCTTATATCGCTATCTTGGCTTTAACAGGAACGCCAATAGGCATAATAAAGCCTATAGGCCTAATCTTAAATATTGTAGTCTCATCTATTGCAAGCATTCGCTTTATAAAGAATAAGTTATTCAGCTTAAAAGTCCTCATTCCAGTTGCATCAGGTTCAATTCCTGCGGCGTTTGTTGGAGGTTATATATCTTTACCTTCAGAGTTTTATAAGCCTCTAGTCGGGTTAATTTTGATATTGGCTGGGCTACAGCTTATTTTTAGTTTTTTTAAAAAAAATAAGTTAAATGAAAATAAGAATTTAAACCTTTTGGCGGCTGTATCTATTGGCGTTTTAATTGGTTTACTATCGGGCCTTACAGGGACTGGCGGCGGGATTTTTTTATCTCCATTAATTATTTTCTTGGGATGGACGAGTGTCAAAGGTGCATCTGGGACTGCTGCAGTTTTTATTTTATTTAATTCTATCTCAGGGTTATTAGGTAATATTTCCTCTGTTCATTCAGTTCCATTCGAAATATTTATCTATATTTTTGCAGTACTCATTGGAACTTTGATTGGAACTCATTTAGGAATAAAGAAACTAAACCATTCAGCTGTTAAAAAAACATTGGGTGTTGTTATAATCATTGCCGGTTTAAAATTTATCTTTACTTAG
- a CDS encoding MerR family transcriptional regulator produces the protein MLESKHKKDLPPLPQKRYFAIGEVSKLCDLKPHVLRYWEQEFSQLEPSKRRGNRRYYQKDEILLIRKIRQLLYFEGFTIQGAKAKLSNRQFIKEVISEEEIQKSQSELPLATDSSPETLNDLNNFKNQLGDILKILK, from the coding sequence ATTCTGGAAAGCAAGCATAAAAAAGATTTACCGCCACTTCCTCAAAAGCGATATTTTGCGATTGGTGAAGTCAGTAAACTTTGTGATTTAAAACCCCATGTGTTGAGATATTGGGAGCAAGAATTTTCGCAATTAGAACCAAGCAAAAGGAGAGGTAATCGAAGGTATTACCAAAAAGATGAGATTCTTCTTATTAGAAAGATTCGTCAATTACTTTATTTTGAAGGTTTTACAATACAGGGTGCCAAAGCTAAGCTTTCTAATCGTCAATTTATCAAAGAAGTTATTTCTGAAGAAGAAATTCAAAAATCACAATCAGAATTACCTTTAGCCACAGACTCCTCGCCGGAAACATTAAATGATCTGAACAATTTTAAGAATCAGTTAGGTGACATCTTAAAGATCTTAAAGTAA
- a CDS encoding integration host factor subunit alpha, giving the protein MTLTKAELAEIIFDKVGLNKTEAKEMVEAFFEEIRTSLEKGESVKLSGFGNFELRSKTERPGRNPKTGEEIPIKARRVVTFHSSQKLKSNVEESNSGKQA; this is encoded by the coding sequence ATGACACTAACTAAAGCTGAACTTGCGGAAATAATCTTTGATAAAGTTGGTTTAAATAAAACCGAAGCTAAGGAGATGGTTGAAGCTTTTTTTGAAGAAATACGAACTTCACTCGAAAAAGGGGAAAGTGTAAAGCTATCGGGTTTTGGTAATTTTGAATTGAGATCAAAAACAGAAAGACCAGGTAGAAATCCAAAAACAGGTGAAGAAATTCCAATTAAGGCTAGAAGAGTTGTTACTTTTCACTCCAGTCAGAAGCTTAAATCAAATGTAGAAGAGAGCAATTCTGGAAAGCAAGCATAA
- the pheT gene encoding phenylalanine--tRNA ligase subunit beta: protein MQFSKKWLNEFVDKNLNEIKLSEILTQGGLEVEEIEDLSLISDLVVVGEIVGVQKHPNADRLNVCQVNVGEKDDLQIVCGAPNARVGIKVPCAKVGTKLDKFEIKKAKLRGIDSSGMLCSAKEINISNESEGILELNKNSKVGESIKNCLSLDDQIYHLSITPNRPDCLSMRGIAKEISAMTNFNYVENIIKEINKINNLYIKINVKNNIDCPLYCLREIQKVNNKKEVPGWLKERLIRGGIDSINPVVDIVNYMMLEHGQPMHAFDLDKIIGDIQIRDAKKGEKLLLLNNQEITFFGGELVIADDKNILALAGVIGGLESSVTSHTTNFLIESAFFTPLSLAGVARKHSLNTESSHRFERGVDFQQTSNTLDETTSQIIDLCGGEASNVIEARSELPERKKITLRTEKVRQVLGLHIDKNEISKTLTSLKFNFEENDDRFNVTPPSYRFDLSIEEDLVEEVIRIYGFEKIEAIPPSTNIKMLGSDSGYRSPYEIKVAMSSLGYNEVVSYSFIEESIEKEFHENKKLIKLENPIASQMDVMRSRLWGSHIDALLFNINRGQTQIRLFEIAASYTQSDNGYTEKQILSGALYGSSQPEQWAIKTKKIDFYDVKGDLETLSEGELRFTNKDAPGALHPGKSACILKNEKPIGWLGQLHPKWKQKFSIQEDIFLFEIDLEPLRKKVINEFDIPSKLLPIRKDISVVVDKKIAVDDMVQAVKKAKINHLREIMAFDVYEGENIEKDKKSIAFLILMQDTYKTLEEEQVNSIVKNALKVLQQQFDANLR from the coding sequence ATGCAATTTTCAAAAAAATGGCTCAATGAGTTCGTAGACAAAAATTTAAATGAAATTAAGTTAAGCGAGATACTTACTCAAGGGGGGCTTGAGGTTGAAGAAATTGAAGATCTCTCTTTAATATCTGACCTTGTTGTGGTGGGTGAGATTGTCGGGGTACAAAAACATCCCAATGCCGATCGTCTAAATGTTTGCCAAGTTAATGTTGGAGAAAAAGATGACCTTCAAATTGTTTGTGGTGCTCCTAACGCGAGAGTTGGTATTAAGGTTCCTTGTGCAAAAGTAGGCACCAAGTTAGATAAATTTGAAATTAAAAAAGCAAAACTCAGAGGAATTGATTCTAGTGGAATGTTATGTTCCGCCAAAGAAATAAATATTTCAAATGAATCTGAAGGAATTTTAGAGTTAAATAAAAATAGTAAAGTTGGAGAATCTATAAAAAATTGTCTCTCTCTTGATGATCAAATATATCATTTATCGATAACACCAAACCGCCCAGACTGCTTAAGCATGAGGGGTATTGCAAAAGAAATATCTGCAATGACTAACTTTAATTATGTTGAAAATATAATAAAAGAAATCAATAAAATCAATAATTTATATATAAAAATTAATGTAAAAAATAATATTGATTGTCCATTATATTGCCTTCGCGAAATACAAAAAGTTAATAATAAAAAAGAGGTACCTGGGTGGCTAAAGGAAAGGCTAATAAGAGGGGGTATAGATTCAATAAATCCGGTAGTGGATATAGTAAATTATATGATGCTAGAACATGGTCAGCCAATGCATGCTTTTGATCTTGATAAAATAATTGGTGACATACAGATTAGAGATGCAAAAAAAGGAGAAAAGCTACTGCTGCTTAATAATCAGGAAATTACTTTTTTTGGTGGTGAGTTAGTAATTGCTGATGATAAAAACATATTGGCACTCGCTGGAGTAATAGGTGGTCTTGAGTCAAGTGTAACATCGCACACAACTAACTTCTTGATTGAGTCTGCTTTCTTTACGCCACTTAGTTTAGCTGGTGTAGCTAGAAAACATAGTTTAAATACTGAATCATCACACCGATTTGAAAGAGGCGTTGATTTTCAACAAACAAGTAACACACTTGATGAGACTACATCACAAATTATTGATTTGTGTGGGGGTGAGGCTTCAAATGTGATTGAAGCGAGAAGCGAGCTTCCAGAAAGAAAAAAAATTACTCTACGAACAGAAAAAGTCCGTCAAGTCTTGGGCTTACATATTGATAAGAACGAAATTAGTAAAACATTAACTTCACTTAAATTTAATTTTGAGGAAAATGATGATAGATTTAATGTTACACCTCCAAGCTATAGGTTTGATTTAAGCATTGAAGAAGATCTTGTCGAGGAAGTTATTCGCATATATGGCTTTGAAAAAATTGAGGCAATACCACCGTCAACAAACATCAAGATGCTTGGATCAGATTCAGGTTACAGGTCTCCGTATGAAATCAAGGTGGCTATGTCATCCCTTGGTTACAATGAGGTAGTTAGCTATAGCTTTATTGAGGAAAGCATTGAAAAAGAATTTCATGAAAATAAAAAATTAATAAAACTTGAAAATCCAATCGCATCGCAAATGGATGTTATGAGATCTAGACTATGGGGCAGTCATATTGATGCCCTGTTATTTAATATTAATAGAGGCCAAACACAAATTAGGCTTTTTGAGATTGCTGCTTCGTATACTCAATCTGATAATGGTTATACGGAAAAACAAATCTTATCTGGAGCCTTGTATGGAAGCTCACAACCTGAACAGTGGGCTATAAAAACAAAGAAAATTGATTTTTATGATGTCAAAGGAGATTTAGAGACTCTCTCCGAAGGTGAATTGAGATTTACAAATAAAGACGCGCCGGGTGCACTTCATCCAGGAAAATCAGCATGCATTTTGAAAAATGAAAAGCCAATTGGCTGGCTGGGTCAGTTACACCCTAAGTGGAAACAAAAATTTAGTATTCAAGAGGATATATTTTTATTTGAAATCGATCTTGAGCCACTTAGAAAAAAGGTAATTAATGAGTTTGATATCCCCTCAAAGCTCTTGCCTATTAGAAAAGATATTTCTGTTGTAGTTGATAAAAAAATTGCCGTTGATGATATGGTCCAAGCAGTTAAAAAAGCCAAAATTAATCACTTAAGAGAGATAATGGCCTTTGATGTTTATGAGGGTGAGAATATAGAAAAAGATAAAAAAAGTATTGCATTTCTTATACTTATGCAAGATACTTACAAAACGCTTGAAGAGGAGCAAGTGAATAGTATTGTGAAGAATGCCCTAAAGGTTCTTCAACAACAGTTCGATGCCAACCTCAGATAG
- the pheS gene encoding phenylalanine--tRNA ligase subunit alpha — MEELKKLIQQAKDDFSKVSELSDLDHVKSKYLGKQGPLTEAMKGLSGLPSKEKPIVGSLINDIKKSIEKALGDRKTQIQVQLMNDQLKNENIDVTLSGKKQNNGTLHPISITIKKIESIFNTIGFSSADGPEIEDDYHNFTALNIPESHPARAMHDTFYLNKEYVLRTHTSSVQIRYMENNPPPLRIISPGRVYRVDSDATHSPMFHQIEGLWIDKEISFANLKWVTQSFLQKFFENDNLKIRFRPSFFPFTEPSAEIDMEWNGGWLEIGGCGMVHPNVLSQAKIDHELFQGFAFGLGVERLAMLKYGINDLRPFFNHDIRFLNQFKA; from the coding sequence ATGGAAGAGTTAAAAAAATTAATTCAACAAGCGAAAGATGACTTCTCAAAAGTCTCTGAACTCTCTGATTTAGATCACGTAAAGTCTAAGTATCTAGGAAAGCAGGGCCCACTAACTGAAGCAATGAAAGGCCTATCAGGCTTACCAAGCAAAGAAAAACCAATAGTTGGGAGCCTGATAAATGATATAAAAAAATCTATCGAGAAAGCCCTAGGGGATAGAAAAACACAGATTCAAGTTCAGCTAATGAACGATCAGCTTAAAAATGAAAATATTGATGTTACCCTGAGCGGAAAAAAACAAAACAATGGGACGCTTCATCCAATATCAATTACCATAAAAAAAATTGAGTCAATTTTCAATACAATAGGGTTTAGTTCAGCAGATGGGCCAGAAATTGAAGATGATTATCATAACTTCACTGCGTTAAATATCCCTGAGTCGCACCCAGCTAGAGCGATGCATGATACATTTTATTTGAATAAAGAGTATGTTTTAAGAACGCATACATCATCAGTTCAGATTAGGTATATGGAAAACAATCCTCCCCCATTAAGAATTATTTCCCCTGGAAGAGTTTATAGGGTGGATTCAGATGCCACACATTCGCCTATGTTCCATCAGATTGAGGGCTTATGGATTGATAAAGAAATAAGCTTCGCAAATTTAAAATGGGTTACACAAAGTTTTTTACAGAAATTTTTTGAAAATGATAATTTAAAGATTAGATTTAGACCTTCATTTTTCCCTTTTACAGAGCCATCTGCTGAAATTGATATGGAATGGAATGGAGGTTGGCTAGAAATAGGCGGTTGTGGGATGGTTCATCCCAATGTCTTATCCCAAGCTAAAATTGATCATGAATTGTTTCAAGGCTTTGCGTTTGGTTTAGGTGTCGAGAGGTTGGCAATGTTGAAGTATGGCATTAATGACCTTAGGCCATTTTTTAATCATGATATCCGTTTCTTGAATCAATTTAAGGCCTAG
- the rplT gene encoding 50S ribosomal protein L20: MPRVKRGVTAKARHKKVFEAAKGFRGRRKNVYRVAKQAVMKAGQYAYRDRRQKKRIFRVLWIARINAGARECGLSYSRFMNGLKKASVEVDRKVLADMAVFDKPAFAKFVDIAKSSLGAA; encoded by the coding sequence ATGCCAAGAGTAAAAAGAGGCGTAACTGCCAAAGCAAGACATAAAAAAGTTTTTGAAGCTGCAAAAGGCTTCCGCGGTAGAAGAAAGAATGTATACAGAGTAGCAAAACAAGCGGTCATGAAGGCAGGCCAATATGCTTATCGTGATAGAAGACAGAAAAAGAGAATATTTAGGGTTCTGTGGATTGCAAGAATTAATGCAGGTGCCAGAGAATGTGGCTTGAGCTATAGTAGATTTATGAATGGGTTAAAAAAGGCTTCTGTTGAGGTTGATAGAAAAGTCTTAGCAGATATGGCTGTATTTGATAAGCCAGCTTTTGCAAAATTTGTAGACATTGCAAAATCAAGCCTTGGAGCCGCCTAA
- the rpmI gene encoding 50S ribosomal protein L35, whose amino-acid sequence MPKMKTKSGAKKRFKFLGNGLIKRTHSHLRHILTKKTTKQKRNLRGTTIISSTDSKRVRSMMPTR is encoded by the coding sequence ATGCCAAAAATGAAAACCAAAAGTGGTGCTAAGAAACGTTTCAAGTTTCTGGGTAATGGCTTAATTAAGAGAACCCATTCACACCTTCGACATATTCTTACCAAAAAGACAACTAAGCAAAAAAGAAATCTTAGAGGTACAACAATCATTTCATCAACCGATTCAAAAAGAGTTCGTTCGATGATGCCAACACGCTAA
- the infC gene encoding translation initiation factor IF-3 produces the protein MALDKNVRINRDITAEEIRLVGVKGEALGIVNLSEAFAQAEELDTDLVEIAPKAAPPVCRLMDFGKYKYAQSKQMHAARMKQKNVQVKEIKFRPGTDDGDYNIKLRKITAFLTVGDKVKVTLRFRGREITFQQLGLALLKRVEADLLDYAVVEQFPKMEGRQMVMVLQPHKNPKAKSKAKADEVIEEKEVEGK, from the coding sequence ATAGCGCTTGATAAGAATGTTCGCATTAACCGAGATATTACTGCTGAAGAAATAAGGTTAGTAGGTGTTAAGGGAGAAGCGCTTGGTATTGTTAATCTGTCTGAAGCATTCGCTCAAGCAGAAGAGCTTGATACAGATTTAGTTGAAATTGCACCAAAAGCAGCACCGCCCGTATGTAGGCTGATGGATTTTGGTAAATATAAGTATGCACAAAGTAAACAGATGCATGCTGCTAGAATGAAACAAAAAAATGTTCAGGTCAAAGAAATCAAATTTAGACCTGGAACAGATGACGGTGATTACAACATTAAGCTACGTAAGATCACCGCTTTTTTGACGGTTGGGGATAAAGTTAAGGTCACCTTAAGGTTTAGAGGGAGAGAAATTACTTTCCAGCAACTTGGATTAGCTTTATTGAAAAGAGTAGAAGCAGATTTATTGGATTATGCAGTTGTGGAGCAGTTTCCTAAAATGGAAGGGAGGCAAATGGTAATGGTGCTTCAGCCACATAAAAATCCAAAAGCTAAAAGTAAAGCGAAAGCTGATGAAGTAATTGAGGAAAAAGAAGTAGAAGGCAAGTAG
- the thrS gene encoding threonine--tRNA ligase, giving the protein MPNITLPDGSVKKYNQVVSIADVAKDIGEGLTRAALAGKIQDQLVDLSYEISEDTNLSIITSKSPESLDIIRHSTAHLLAQAVKTIFPDVQVTIGPVIEDGFYYDFSYKRPFTPEDLAQIEKKMNELAKQNLEINRKVMQRQTAIDYFESIGEKYKSEIISSIPEGEEVSLYEQGDFTDLCRGPHVPSTGKLKVFKLMKLAGAYWRGDSKNEMLQRIYGTAWNNKDELKDYLKRLEEAEKRDHRKLGKLLDLFHMQDTSPGMIFWHAKGWSIWLEIENYLRQKSLDYGYDEIKTPTVLDKELWKSSGHWDNYHENMFTTASENREYAVKPMNCPGHVQIFNNSLHSYRDLPLRLAEFGSCHRNEPSGALHGLLRVRGFTQDDAHIFCTEEQIKSEVKDFSKMLYEVYSAFGFDNVLVMLSTRPEKRVGTDDIWEKAELALEDALKETGIEYTLQEGEGAFYGPKIEYSLKDSLGRIWQCGTIQLDFNLPERLGAEYISEDNSRKNPVMLHRAIVGSMERFIGILIEHYAGFMPLWLSPVQAIVLNIADAHSEYAKEVTESLRQNNIRCNSDLRNEKITYKIREHSIQRVPYILVVGDREKETSQVSVRNQKGDDLGSMSLDALLKNLNKEISDKS; this is encoded by the coding sequence ATGCCTAATATTACGCTTCCCGATGGTTCAGTAAAAAAATATAATCAGGTGGTATCTATCGCTGATGTTGCCAAAGACATTGGTGAAGGTTTGACTCGAGCGGCGTTAGCAGGAAAAATTCAAGATCAGTTAGTAGATTTAAGTTATGAAATTTCTGAAGATACAAACTTATCTATTATTACCTCAAAAAGCCCTGAAAGCCTAGATATAATTAGGCACTCAACTGCCCATCTTCTTGCACAAGCTGTAAAAACTATTTTCCCTGACGTGCAAGTCACTATTGGACCTGTTATAGAGGATGGCTTTTATTATGATTTTTCATACAAGCGTCCTTTTACTCCAGAGGATTTAGCTCAAATTGAGAAAAAAATGAACGAGCTCGCTAAGCAAAATTTAGAAATTAATAGAAAAGTAATGCAAAGACAGACTGCAATTGATTATTTTGAGTCTATCGGTGAAAAATATAAATCTGAAATAATTTCCTCTATACCCGAAGGGGAGGAAGTTTCTTTATATGAGCAAGGTGATTTTACCGATCTATGCAGAGGCCCTCACGTTCCTTCAACAGGAAAGTTAAAAGTTTTCAAATTAATGAAGCTCGCAGGTGCATACTGGCGTGGTGATTCGAAGAATGAAATGCTACAAAGAATTTATGGAACTGCCTGGAATAATAAGGATGAATTAAAAGATTACCTTAAAAGATTAGAGGAAGCTGAAAAAAGAGACCACCGTAAGCTAGGCAAATTATTAGACCTTTTTCATATGCAAGATACATCACCTGGAATGATCTTTTGGCACGCTAAAGGCTGGTCAATTTGGCTTGAAATTGAAAATTATCTCCGTCAAAAATCTCTTGATTATGGTTATGATGAAATTAAAACCCCTACGGTTCTTGATAAAGAGCTTTGGAAAAGCTCAGGGCATTGGGACAACTATCATGAAAATATGTTTACGACCGCCTCAGAGAATAGAGAGTATGCAGTGAAACCCATGAACTGTCCTGGGCACGTACAAATATTTAATAATAGCCTTCATAGCTATAGAGACTTACCTCTAAGGCTAGCAGAATTTGGTTCATGTCATCGTAATGAACCCTCTGGGGCCCTTCATGGTTTGTTAAGGGTTAGGGGATTTACTCAAGATGATGCTCATATCTTTTGTACCGAAGAACAAATAAAAAGTGAGGTGAAGGATTTTAGTAAGATGTTGTATGAGGTCTACTCAGCTTTTGGCTTTGATAATGTGTTGGTAATGTTATCAACAAGACCTGAAAAAAGAGTAGGAACAGATGATATCTGGGAAAAAGCCGAATTGGCTCTAGAAGATGCGCTTAAAGAGACAGGGATTGAATATACATTACAAGAGGGCGAGGGGGCTTTTTATGGGCCTAAGATAGAGTACTCCCTCAAAGATAGCTTAGGAAGAATATGGCAATGTGGCACCATCCAACTTGATTTTAATTTACCAGAGAGATTGGGAGCTGAATATATTTCGGAAGATAATAGCCGGAAAAATCCTGTGATGTTGCATAGGGCAATCGTAGGCTCGATGGAAAGGTTTATTGGAATTTTGATTGAACATTACGCCGGGTTTATGCCTTTATGGTTGTCACCCGTTCAGGCAATTGTATTAAATATTGCAGATGCACACAGCGAGTATGCTAAGGAAGTTACAGAGTCGTTAAGGCAAAATAACATCAGATGTAATTCAGACTTGAGAAATGAGAAGATTACCTATAAAATACGCGAACATAGCATCCAGAGGGTACCTTACATATTGGTTGTTGGAGACAGGGAAAAAGAAACTAGCCAAGTTTCAGTAAGGAATCAAAAGGGTGATGACCTCGGTTCAATGTCTTTAGATGCTCTGTTAAAGAATTTAAATAAAGAGATTTCTGATAAGTCTTAA
- a CDS encoding sugar nucleotide-binding protein, producing the protein MEVKNKKILIIGCGKLGQKVGLFAKDMPLDLIGLKRKKITSPNINILEQDIFDKSFFDQVKRISPHFIIYCLSADSPSEKSYQKNYVEGLKQVIKSINCIKNFQHLFFISSTSVYGENSEQFIDEFSETHPENYRGIILLEAEKLMNSVNFNYTILRLSGIYGTGRNYMINLSQDPDKWPEFDRWTNRINEEDAANFILFLIKQCLSNRVPEKLYLLTDNEPVRLYDLLNWIRQHLNLNKSNKLNSRQVLGKRLRSSLIPNLQFKYKYPSFKNGYIELIQVEKNSI; encoded by the coding sequence TTGGAAGTAAAAAATAAAAAAATACTGATTATCGGTTGCGGAAAACTAGGGCAAAAAGTAGGGTTATTTGCGAAAGACATGCCCCTAGATTTAATCGGGCTGAAAAGAAAGAAAATTACTTCGCCTAATATAAATATCTTAGAGCAAGACATATTTGATAAATCTTTTTTTGATCAGGTAAAAAGAATTTCACCTCACTTCATTATCTACTGCCTCTCAGCAGACAGCCCATCAGAAAAGAGCTACCAAAAAAACTATGTCGAAGGCTTGAAGCAAGTTATTAAATCAATAAATTGCATTAAAAATTTTCAGCACCTTTTCTTTATCTCAAGTACGAGTGTTTATGGTGAAAATTCAGAACAATTTATAGATGAGTTTTCAGAAACTCACCCAGAAAATTATCGAGGTATTATTTTGCTAGAAGCTGAGAAATTAATGAATTCAGTCAATTTTAATTATACGATTCTCAGGCTATCAGGCATTTATGGAACAGGAAGAAATTACATGATCAATTTGTCACAAGACCCAGATAAATGGCCAGAATTTGATAGATGGACGAACAGAATAAATGAGGAGGATGCAGCCAACTTCATCTTATTTTTAATCAAACAATGCCTGAGTAATAGGGTTCCTGAGAAACTATACCTTCTTACTGATAACGAGCCTGTAAGGTTATATGATCTATTAAATTGGATAAGGCAGCACCTTAACTTGAATAAAAGCAATAAACTAAATTCAAGACAGGTTTTAGGTAAACGTTTAAGATCATCTCTCATTCCTAATCTTCAATTTAAATATAAATATCCAAGTTTTAAGAATGGCTATATAGAGCTTATACAAGTAGAAAAAAACTCTATATGA
- a CDS encoding DUF2818 family protein, which translates to MLIWLLLFISIAAANLPWFSKPFLIFKALKKPKSLPVIFVEIICMYFLLGLLFFFVEKKSIGNVHSQDWEFYAVTFFLFLVFSFPGFIYKVIWK; encoded by the coding sequence GTGTTAATTTGGCTGCTACTTTTTATTTCTATTGCCGCTGCAAATCTCCCATGGTTTAGTAAGCCTTTTTTGATTTTCAAGGCACTAAAGAAGCCCAAATCGTTGCCAGTTATCTTTGTTGAAATTATATGCATGTATTTTTTACTTGGGTTGTTATTCTTTTTTGTTGAAAAAAAATCTATAGGCAATGTGCACTCTCAGGACTGGGAGTTTTATGCCGTCACATTTTTTCTGTTTCTAGTATTTTCATTCCCTGGGTTCATCTACAAAGTCATTTGGAAGTAA